One Mycobacteroides abscessus ATCC 19977 genomic window carries:
- the atpA gene encoding F0F1 ATP synthase subunit alpha, translating to MTELTISSADISGAIEQYVATFSADPTREEIGIVSDAGDGIAHVEGLPSVMTQELLEFPGGVLGVALNLDERSVGTVVLGDFQDIEEGQQVKRTGEVLSVPVGDAFLGRVINPLGQPIDGRGDIEAETRRALELQAPSVVQRQSVSEPLQTGIKAIDSQTPIGRGQRQLIIGDRKTGKTAVCIDTILNQKQAWETGDPAQQVRCIYVAVGQKGSTVAAVRRTLDEAGALEYTTIVAAPASDAAGFKWLAPYTGSALGQHWMYQGKHVLIVFDDLTKQAEAYRAISLLLRRPPGREAYPGDVFYLHSRLLERCAKLSDELGAGSLTGLPIIETKANDISAYIPTNVISITDGQCFLQTDLFNQGVRPAVNVGVSVSRVGGAAQIKAMKEVAGSLRLELSQYRELEAFAAFASDLDATSKAQLERGARLVELLKQPQNSPYPVEEQVVAIYLGTGGHLDSVPVEDVMRFEQEFLDHVRGSHADILADIRETKKFSEDTETKLTNAVNAFKKSFAATDGSSVEVKGVAAEALDESAVGQETVQVRKPAPKK from the coding sequence ATGACAGAGTTGACGATCTCCTCGGCGGATATCTCCGGCGCGATCGAGCAGTACGTCGCGACGTTCTCTGCCGACCCCACCCGCGAAGAAATCGGCATCGTCTCCGACGCCGGTGACGGCATCGCCCACGTCGAGGGTCTGCCCTCCGTGATGACCCAGGAACTCCTCGAGTTCCCCGGTGGCGTGCTGGGCGTGGCGCTGAACCTCGACGAGCGCAGCGTCGGCACCGTTGTCCTCGGTGACTTCCAGGACATCGAAGAAGGCCAGCAGGTCAAGCGCACCGGTGAAGTGCTCTCGGTACCCGTCGGCGACGCCTTCCTCGGCCGCGTCATCAACCCACTGGGCCAGCCGATCGACGGCCGCGGCGACATCGAAGCCGAGACCCGTCGTGCCCTCGAGCTCCAGGCCCCGAGCGTGGTCCAGCGTCAAAGTGTTTCGGAGCCGCTGCAGACCGGCATCAAGGCGATCGATTCGCAGACTCCGATCGGCCGCGGTCAGCGTCAGCTGATCATCGGCGACCGCAAGACCGGCAAGACCGCGGTCTGCATCGACACCATCCTGAACCAGAAGCAGGCCTGGGAGACCGGTGATCCGGCTCAGCAGGTGCGCTGCATCTACGTTGCCGTCGGCCAGAAGGGTTCCACCGTCGCCGCCGTGCGACGCACCCTGGACGAGGCCGGCGCTCTGGAATACACCACCATCGTCGCCGCCCCGGCCTCCGACGCCGCCGGCTTCAAGTGGCTGGCCCCGTACACCGGCTCCGCCCTCGGTCAGCACTGGATGTACCAGGGCAAGCACGTTCTGATCGTGTTCGACGACCTGACCAAGCAGGCCGAGGCCTACCGCGCCATCTCGCTGCTGCTGCGTCGTCCGCCGGGCCGCGAGGCGTACCCCGGTGACGTCTTCTACCTGCACTCGCGTCTGCTGGAGCGTTGCGCGAAGCTTTCCGATGAGCTGGGTGCCGGCTCGCTGACCGGTCTGCCGATCATCGAGACCAAGGCCAACGATATTTCGGCCTACATTCCGACCAACGTCATCTCCATCACCGACGGCCAGTGCTTCCTGCAGACCGACCTGTTCAACCAGGGTGTGCGCCCCGCCGTCAACGTCGGTGTGTCGGTCTCCCGCGTCGGTGGTGCCGCGCAGATCAAGGCGATGAAGGAGGTGGCAGGCTCGCTGCGTCTGGAGCTGTCGCAGTACCGCGAGCTGGAAGCCTTCGCGGCCTTCGCCTCCGACCTGGATGCCACCTCGAAGGCTCAGCTCGAGCGTGGTGCTCGTCTGGTCGAGCTGCTCAAGCAGCCGCAGAACTCCCCGTACCCGGTTGAGGAGCAGGTCGTCGCCATCTACCTGGGCACCGGTGGTCATCTCGACTCGGTGCCGGTTGAGGACGTCATGCGTTTTGAGCAGGAGTTCCTCGACCACGTGCGCGGTTCGCACGCCGACATCCTCGCCGACATCCGGGAGACCAAGAAGTTCTCCGAGGACACCGAGACCAAGCTGACCAACGCCGTGAACGCCTTCAAGAAGAGTTTTGCGGCGACCGATGGCAGCTCGGTTGAGGTCAAGGGTGTCGCCGCCGAGGCGCTCGACGAGTCCGCGGTCGGGCAGGAAACCGTCCAGGTCCGCAAGCCGGCTCCCAAGAAGTAG
- a CDS encoding F0F1 ATP synthase subunit gamma has translation MGAQIRELRRRIKSAGAIKKITKAQELIATSRIAKAQARVVAARPYATEITNVLTALADDAALDHPLLVERPEPKRAGVLIVSSDRGLCGGYNANVLRVAEELYALLREQGKTPVVYVVGRKALNYYSFRNRKVTEAWTGFSERPEYASAQKIADTLVEAFLAGADDEGDDPGLDGILGVDELHIVYTEFKSMLTQAAVAKRIAPMEVEYVGEAAGPTTQYSFEPDATTLFGALLPRYLATRVYAALLEAAASESASRRRAMKAATDNADELIKGLTLEANGARQAQITQEISEIVGGVNALADAAGH, from the coding sequence ATGGGTGCACAAATCCGAGAACTGCGCCGGCGGATCAAATCCGCCGGAGCGATCAAAAAGATCACCAAGGCGCAGGAACTGATCGCGACATCGCGTATCGCCAAGGCGCAGGCACGTGTCGTGGCGGCACGGCCGTACGCGACCGAGATCACCAACGTGCTCACGGCGCTGGCGGATGACGCCGCACTGGATCATCCGCTGTTGGTGGAGCGGCCTGAGCCCAAGCGGGCCGGTGTGCTCATCGTGTCGTCGGACCGGGGTCTCTGTGGCGGATACAACGCCAACGTGCTTCGTGTTGCCGAGGAGCTGTACGCGCTGCTGCGTGAGCAGGGCAAGACCCCGGTGGTGTACGTCGTAGGCCGGAAGGCGTTGAACTACTACAGCTTCCGCAACCGCAAGGTCACCGAGGCATGGACCGGCTTCTCCGAGCGGCCCGAGTACGCATCGGCTCAGAAGATCGCCGACACCTTGGTGGAGGCCTTCTTGGCGGGCGCCGACGACGAAGGGGATGACCCGGGTCTGGATGGCATCCTCGGCGTGGACGAGCTGCACATCGTGTACACCGAGTTCAAGTCGATGCTCACCCAGGCGGCCGTCGCCAAGCGGATCGCGCCGATGGAGGTCGAGTATGTGGGCGAGGCCGCCGGCCCGACCACCCAGTACTCGTTCGAGCCCGACGCCACTACGCTCTTCGGCGCGCTGCTGCCGCGCTACCTGGCTACCCGGGTGTACGCGGCGCTGCTGGAGGCGGCGGCATCGGAGTCGGCATCTCGTCGTCGTGCCATGAAGGCGGCTACGGACAATGCCGATGAACTCATTAAGGGACTCACCCTGGAAGCCAACGGTGCTCGCCAGGCCCAGATCACCCAGGAAATCAGCGAAATCGTCGGTGGCGTGAACGCGCTCGCCGACGCTGCAGGCCACTAG
- the atpD gene encoding F0F1 ATP synthase subunit beta — protein sequence MTAPTANKTAGRVVRVTGPVVDVEFPRDAVPPLFSALNAEITYEAMAKTLTLEVAQHLGDNLVRTISMQPTDGLVRGVDVVSTGNTIAVPVGDGVKGHVFNALGNCLDEPGYGSDFEKWSIHRKPPAFDQLEPRTEMLETGLKVVDLLTPYVRGGKIALFGGAGVGKTVLIQEMINRIARNFGGTSVFAGVGERTREGNDLWVELADANVLKDTALVFGQMDEPPGTRMRVALSALTMAEYFRDEQGQDVLLFIDNIFRFTQAGSEVSTLLGRMPSAVGYQPTLADEMGELQERITSTRGRSITSMQAVYVPADDYTDPAPATTFAHLDATTELSRAVFSKGIFPAVDPLASSSTILLPSVVGEEHYRVAQEVIRILQRYQDLQDIIAILGIDELSEEDKQLVGRARRIERFLSQNMMAAEQFTGQPGSTVPLKETIEAFDKLTKGEFDHLPEQAFFLIGGLDDLAKKAESLGAKL from the coding sequence ATGACCGCACCAACTGCTAACAAGACCGCCGGGCGAGTGGTCCGCGTTACCGGCCCGGTCGTCGACGTGGAGTTCCCGCGTGACGCCGTGCCGCCGCTCTTCTCCGCCCTCAACGCCGAGATCACCTACGAGGCAATGGCCAAGACGCTGACCCTCGAGGTGGCACAGCACCTGGGTGACAACCTGGTGCGCACCATCTCGATGCAGCCCACCGACGGCCTGGTCCGTGGCGTGGACGTCGTCAGCACCGGCAACACCATTGCGGTGCCCGTCGGTGACGGAGTCAAGGGCCACGTGTTCAATGCCCTGGGCAACTGCCTGGACGAGCCGGGCTACGGCAGCGACTTCGAGAAGTGGTCGATCCACCGCAAGCCGCCGGCCTTCGATCAGCTTGAGCCGCGTACCGAGATGCTGGAGACCGGTCTGAAGGTCGTCGACCTGCTGACCCCGTACGTGCGTGGTGGCAAGATCGCGCTGTTCGGTGGTGCTGGTGTGGGCAAGACCGTTCTGATCCAGGAGATGATCAACCGTATCGCCCGCAACTTCGGTGGAACCTCGGTCTTCGCCGGTGTGGGTGAGCGCACCCGTGAAGGCAACGACCTGTGGGTCGAGCTTGCCGACGCCAACGTGCTCAAGGACACCGCCTTGGTGTTCGGCCAGATGGACGAGCCGCCCGGCACGCGTATGAGGGTCGCCCTGTCTGCATTGACGATGGCCGAGTACTTCCGTGACGAGCAGGGCCAGGACGTGCTGCTGTTCATCGACAACATCTTCCGGTTCACCCAGGCCGGCTCCGAGGTGTCGACCCTGCTGGGCCGTATGCCTTCGGCCGTGGGTTACCAGCCGACGCTGGCCGATGAGATGGGTGAACTGCAGGAGCGCATCACCTCGACACGCGGCCGCTCCATCACCTCGATGCAGGCCGTGTACGTGCCCGCCGACGACTACACCGACCCGGCACCCGCGACCACATTCGCGCACCTGGACGCCACCACCGAGCTTTCCCGTGCGGTGTTCTCCAAGGGCATCTTCCCGGCTGTGGATCCGCTGGCGTCGTCGTCGACGATTCTGCTGCCGTCCGTGGTGGGCGAGGAGCACTACCGTGTCGCGCAGGAGGTCATCCGCATCCTTCAGCGTTACCAGGACCTGCAGGACATCATCGCCATCCTCGGTATCGACGAGCTGTCGGAAGAGGACAAGCAGCTGGTGGGCCGCGCGCGTCGTATCGAGCGCTTCCTGAGCCAGAACATGATGGCTGCCGAGCAATTCACCGGTCAGCCCGGTTCGACCGTGCCGCTCAAGGAAACCATCGAGGCGTTCGACAAGCTCACCAAGGGCGAGTTCGATCATCTGCCCGAGCAGGCGTTCTTCCTCATCGGTGGCCTGGACGACTTGGCCAAGAAGGCCGAAAGCCTCGGCGCCAAGCTGTAG
- a CDS encoding F0F1 ATP synthase subunit epsilon: MSEIDVEIVAVEREIWSGKATFVFTRTTSGEIGILPHHIPLVAQLVDDAAVKIEREGSDDLWWAIDGGFLSITDTKVSILAESAQARADIDEAKAKTDSGSEDPRVAAQGRARLRALGQTV, from the coding sequence ATGTCCGAGATTGATGTCGAGATCGTCGCCGTCGAGCGTGAGATCTGGTCGGGTAAGGCCACATTCGTCTTCACCCGCACGACCTCCGGCGAAATCGGCATCTTGCCGCACCACATTCCGTTGGTGGCGCAGCTGGTGGACGATGCGGCGGTGAAGATCGAGCGCGAGGGTAGTGATGACCTGTGGTGGGCGATCGACGGGGGCTTCCTGTCGATCACCGACACCAAGGTGAGCATCCTGGCTGAATCCGCGCAGGCTCGTGCGGATATCGATGAGGCCAAGGCCAAGACCGATTCCGGTTCCGAGGATCCACGGGTCGCGGCGCAGGGTCGCGCGCGCCTCCGTGCGCTCGGCCAGACGGTTTAG
- a CDS encoding DUF2550 domain-containing protein — MIEISVIAVLALAVAALSFRLLKLRNGGTAALLRDMPEVGEGRWRHGVMRYRESQAEFYRLSSVRLWPDRQLSRRDLEIIDRRIPRGDEYDIMTAEIVVLQLRDGARDYEMALDRGALTAFMSWVESRPSPRAQRRSR; from the coding sequence ATGATCGAGATATCGGTCATCGCCGTCCTTGCTTTGGCGGTGGCCGCATTGAGCTTCCGCCTGCTGAAGTTGCGCAACGGCGGTACCGCGGCGCTCTTACGCGATATGCCGGAGGTAGGGGAGGGCCGCTGGCGCCACGGCGTCATGCGGTACCGCGAGTCACAAGCCGAGTTCTATCGCCTCTCCAGTGTGCGGCTCTGGCCCGATCGCCAGCTGTCACGCCGCGACCTGGAAATCATCGACCGCCGGATCCCACGCGGTGACGAGTACGACATCATGACCGCCGAGATCGTGGTCTTGCAGTTGCGCGATGGTGCGCGCGACTACGAAATGGCGCTGGACCGAGGGGCTTTGACCGCGTTCATGTCCTGGGTCGAGTCGCGTCCCTCACCTCGGGCGCAGCGCCGCAGCCGCTAA
- a CDS encoding cob(I)yrinic acid a,c-diamide adenosyltransferase encodes MHLTRIYTRTGDDGTTGLSDFSRVPKNDPRLIAYADCDEANAAIGVAVVLGNPGREVSALLLQIQNDLFDAGADLSTPVVADPQYPPLRITQPYVDRLEAWCDEYNANLPKLNSFVLPGGTALSALLHAARTVTRRAERSAWTAIETYPHSTNVLTAKYLNRLSDLLFILSRVANNGKDTLWKPGGPAQPA; translated from the coding sequence GTGCATCTCACCCGCATCTACACCCGTACCGGCGATGACGGGACCACGGGTCTGAGCGACTTCTCGCGGGTACCCAAGAACGATCCCCGGCTCATCGCCTATGCGGACTGCGACGAGGCCAATGCCGCCATCGGTGTCGCGGTGGTGCTCGGCAACCCGGGCCGGGAAGTCAGTGCCCTACTGCTGCAGATCCAAAACGATCTGTTCGACGCCGGTGCCGACCTGTCCACCCCCGTCGTAGCCGACCCTCAGTACCCGCCGCTGCGGATCACCCAGCCGTATGTCGACCGTTTGGAGGCTTGGTGTGACGAGTACAACGCGAACCTGCCGAAGCTGAATTCCTTTGTACTTCCTGGCGGTACCGCACTATCCGCGTTATTGCATGCGGCGCGGACGGTGACCCGGCGGGCCGAACGCTCAGCGTGGACCGCCATCGAGACCTATCCCCACAGCACCAACGTGCTGACCGCCAAGTATCTGAACCGGCTCTCGGACCTGTTGTTCATCTTGTCGCGGGTCGCCAACAACGGAAAAGACACGCTGTGGAAGCCGGGTGGGCCGGCACAACCCGCCTAG
- the murA gene encoding UDP-N-acetylglucosamine 1-carboxyvinyltransferase, with product MSEHFLVTGGARLTGNVAVTGAKNSVLKLMAAALLAEGTSTITNCPDILDVPLMAEVLRGLGATVELEGDVVRITSPDEPKYDADFAAVRQFRASVCVLGPLVGRCRRAKVALPGGDAIGSRPLDMHQAGLRQLGAECTIEHGCVVAEAKALHGADIHLEFPSVGATENILMAAVLADGVTTIHNAAREPDVVDLCTMLVQMGAEIEGAGTSTLTVTGVSALHPTEHRVIGDRIVAATWGLAAAMTRGDVTVTGVDPEHLQLVLHKLHDAGATVTQSDDGFRVVQYERPKAINVATLPFPGFPTDLQPMAIGLAAIADGTSMITENVFEARFRFVEEMMRLGADARTDGHHAVVRGIRQLSSAPVWSSDIRAGAGLVLAGLVADGVTEVYDVFHIDRGYPLFVENLQSLGAEVERVS from the coding sequence GTGAGCGAGCATTTCTTGGTAACCGGCGGCGCCCGGCTGACAGGCAACGTGGCAGTGACCGGCGCCAAGAACAGCGTGCTCAAGCTGATGGCGGCAGCTCTTCTAGCCGAGGGGACCAGCACCATCACCAACTGTCCGGACATCCTGGACGTGCCGCTCATGGCTGAGGTGCTGCGCGGATTGGGCGCGACGGTCGAGTTGGAAGGCGATGTAGTCAGGATCACTTCGCCCGACGAGCCGAAGTATGACGCGGACTTCGCCGCAGTCAGGCAGTTCCGTGCCTCGGTCTGTGTCCTCGGACCTCTGGTGGGCCGATGCCGGAGGGCCAAGGTCGCGCTACCTGGCGGGGATGCGATCGGATCACGACCGCTTGATATGCATCAGGCGGGGCTGCGGCAGCTCGGCGCGGAGTGCACCATTGAGCACGGCTGCGTGGTTGCGGAGGCAAAAGCCTTACACGGAGCCGATATTCATCTTGAGTTTCCGTCGGTGGGCGCCACCGAGAACATCTTGATGGCAGCGGTGCTCGCTGACGGCGTGACGACCATCCACAACGCGGCACGTGAACCCGACGTGGTCGACCTGTGCACCATGCTGGTGCAGATGGGGGCCGAGATCGAGGGAGCGGGAACGTCGACGCTGACAGTAACCGGTGTTTCCGCGCTTCATCCCACCGAGCATCGCGTCATTGGAGACCGAATCGTCGCTGCCACTTGGGGTCTCGCTGCGGCGATGACGCGCGGCGATGTCACGGTCACGGGCGTGGATCCGGAGCACTTGCAGTTGGTACTGCACAAGTTGCACGATGCTGGGGCGACAGTCACGCAGAGCGACGACGGTTTCCGTGTCGTGCAGTACGAGCGCCCGAAGGCGATCAACGTCGCCACGCTGCCGTTCCCAGGATTCCCAACTGACTTGCAGCCCATGGCAATTGGGCTAGCGGCCATAGCTGACGGCACATCCATGATCACCGAAAACGTCTTCGAGGCCCGCTTCCGTTTTGTCGAAGAGATGATGCGTTTAGGGGCCGACGCGCGAACCGATGGGCATCACGCAGTGGTTCGGGGTATCCGGCAACTGTCCAGCGCTCCGGTGTGGTCGTCGGATATTCGGGCCGGCGCGGGTCTGGTACTGGCGGGTCTAGTGGCGGACGGCGTCACAGAGGTATACGATGTGTTTCATATCGACCGCGGTTACCCGTTGTTCGTGGAGAATCTCCAGAGCTTGGGTGCCGAAGTCGAGCGGGTCAGCTAG